Proteins encoded within one genomic window of Cucumis sativus cultivar 9930 chromosome 3, Cucumber_9930_V3, whole genome shotgun sequence:
- the LOC101205161 gene encoding SAC3 family protein B isoform X2: MSYQGFGKASGPSAPPKLQLSFGNPPPPDSVSPLRDSSRTVSPSPTVEDQPKVQGILPNVQAYQVRSTSKQSYDLESNILTEFGNVQAPKRTKSPERLRSAQTNLPRPSTSPPRSFSRANAHEVMSSMRTTDAESVASVLVPKRTRSPTLPSSDQVSGPNFYPTHDDTERERLAKAKRLARFKVELDDVTQNKMGGVDVMDNTNRNECSTTERDKFMSSQSLDSSRNLAHGNSIPDNDVESSSIIIGLCPDMCPESERGERERKGDLDHYERLDGDRNQTSKLLAVKKYTRTAEREAILIRPMPVLLKTIDYLLDLLSQPYDEKFLGIYNFLWDRMRAIRMDLRMQHLFNENAITMLEQMIRLHIIAMHELCEFSKGEGFAEGFDAHLNIEQMNKTSVELFQMYDDHRKRGIIVPSEKEFRGYYALLKLDKHPGYKVEPAELSLDLAKMTPEMRQTAEVKFARDVARACRTSNFIAFFRLVRKASYLQACLMHAHFAKLRTQALASLHSGVQNNQGLPIAHVCKWIGMEEEDIEGLLEYHGFSIKVFEEPYMVREGPFLNGDKDFPTKCSKLVHMKRSRMIVNDVLPKSKTECLINGATKMIPLTRKSKNEHLIPDATKQIPLTRTKKEPKTFAFEKISSPRPISTKKESSIHEIDEEMTEFDDQLIPVDHKQVQPKIETLEVRQLHENKYNHEENGGLLQSSPRSCEPLRTEVQFVGNQGYDGLFMTSPVGSNSARMGLPLPLVSDAPLQMISASGYKQAPLQKISAFGYNNNTIRSVEPQIIVNNVMEDEEILNATQESKIDIITDSCPDEEIANARLKLILRLWKRRALKRKQLREQRLLAAKAAFDILSVGPPIQLNSHKIRSNGIFDIDHIVSERWKRQKMSCSVVNVSEVVASILSRRNVDGKCVCWKLVVCSQGTRDSHFVAGSWLLSKLMPSEANDLVFSSSFLSIWKSWLSGITGLDLSCFLSIVRHANFDNLPETVHGAGAILFVATESIPLDLQRVQLHELVASISSGSCLPLLILSDFDDEISASLANKLDLYNIDKSRIHSFQIVSLLDNPHLRHLGFFSDEKLKEGLKWLANESPTQPVLHRVRVLDLIISHLDSSMKVLDSMNEKDVSPNHCISAFNLALDQSVADITAAVKANPSNWPCPEIALLESCSEPAFVTDALPPVGWSFVENVEPLKQALMDLKLPTFLDISWLTKVSNTIKEIPTVRDNLESCLRCYLTKTSEIMVQQLALEEAHIMLQKCAKLEHHNFNYSIVPRWVTIFRRIFNWRLRCFPSRSSYAHIVNCCHGASVSSSTRLESREPPLYRPNQPLLDEVIEVAFSSLLINQERDFPEAHQPPVTTTSNGRPHEVVVATINFPNDNGYRTQQMGFGSPNSVANSDRELNCAGKEVVVSDRGYSEAERLKELLDQCNKRQNAIEKMLSVYF; encoded by the exons ATGTCGTATCAGGGTTTCGGAAAGGCTTCCGGACCAAGCGCACCCCCCaaacttcaactttctttCGGAAATCCACCACCTCCTGATTCTGTTTCTCCCCTACGCGATTCTTCTAG GACTGTTTCACCTTCCCCTACAGTTGAGGATCAGCCAAAGGTGCAAGGAATTCTTCCCAACGTACAAGCTTATCAAGTTCGATCCACTTCAAAGCAATCTTATGATCTcgaatcaaatattttaaccgAATTTGGTAATGTTCAAGCACCGAAGAGAACCAAATCTCCTGAGCGTCTTCGGTCTGCACAGACTAACTTGCCAAG ACCTTCTACCTCTCCTCCTAGATCATTTTCTAGGGCAAATGCTCATGAAGTTATGAGTTCCATGAGGACTACTGATGCTGAATCTGTAGCTAGTGTCCTTGTTCCCAAAAGAACAAGGTCGCCAACTTTGCCATCATCAGATCAAGTCTCTGGTCCCAATTTTTATCCTACTCATGATGACACTGAACG AGAAAGATTAGCTAAGGCAAAGAGACTTGCTCGCTTTAAGGTTGAATTAGATGATGttacacaaaacaaaatgggGGGCGTGGATGTAATGGATAATACAAATAGAAATGAATGTTCTACAACAGAAAGGGATAAATTCATGTCAAGTCAATCTTTGGACTCATCAAGAAATTTGGCTCATGGGAATTCTATTCCTGATAATGACGTGGAATCTTCAAGCATAATAATCGGACTCTGCCCAGATATGTGTCCAG AGTCAGAGAGGGGTGAACGAGAAAGGAAAGGTGATCTTGACCATTATGAGCGATTGGATGGTGATAGAAACCAAACTAGCAAATTGCTTGCAGTTAAGAAG TATACCAGAACAGCTGAGCGGGAAGCTATTCTTATAAGGCCTATGCCAGTTTTGCTGAAAACGATTGATTATTTGCTGGATTTATTAAGTCAACCCTACGATGAAAAGTTTTTAGGAATCTATAACTTTTTATGGGATAGGATGCGAGCTATTCGCATGGATCTGAGAATGCAACatctttttaatgaaaatgcCATAACGATGCTGGAACAGATG ATTCGTCTTCATATAATTGCAATGCATGAGTTATGCGAATTCTCGAAAGGTGAAGGCTTTGCTGAAGGATTTGATGCTCACCTTAACATTGAACAAATGAACAAAACATCAGTGGAATTGTTTCAAATGTATGATGATCACAGAAAGAGAGGCATTATTGTGCCTTCTGAAAAAGAATTTCGAGGTTATTATGCACTTCTCAAGCTGGACAAGCATCCTGGATATAAA GTTGAACCTGCAGAGCTCTCACTAGATCTTGCCAAGATGACTCCTGAGATGCGACAGACTGCAGAAGTCAAATTTGCTCGTGATGTTGCTAG AGCTTGTAGGACAAGTAACTTTATCGCATTCTTTCGGCTTGTGAGGAAAGCAAGTTATTTACAAGCATGCTTAATGCATGCTCACTTTGCAAag CTACGAACACAGGCTCTTGCATCATTGCACTCTGGTGTTCAGAATAACCAAGGACTGCCAATTGCCCATGTCTGCAAGTGGATTGGGATGGAG GAAGAAGATATCGAAGGCCTTTTAGAGTATCATGGTTTTTCAATTAAGGTATTTGAAGAGCCTTATATGGTTCGTGAAGGTCCATTTTTAAATGGCGACAAAGACTTTCCTACCAAGTGTTCAAAACTTGTTCACATGAAGAGGTCAAGAATGATAGTAAATGACGTCTTACCGAAGAGTAAAACTGAATGCTTGATCAATGGTGCTACTAAAATGATCCCATTGACAAGGAAGAGTAAAAATGAACACTTGATCCCTGATGCTACCAAACAGATCCCGTTGACAAGGACTAAGAAGGAACCAAAAACATTTGCTTTTGAAAAGATTAGTTCTCCTCGTCCCATATCgaccaaaaaagaaagttcCATTCATGAGATAGATGAAGAAATGACCGAGTTTGATGATCAGTTGATTCCAGTAGATCACAAGCAAGTGCAACCAAAGATTGAAACGTTGGAAGTTCGTCAATTACATGAAAATAAGTATAACCATGAGGAGAATGGTGGTCTCCTACAATCTAGCCCCAGATCATGCGAACCATTGAGGACTGAAGTTCAATTTGTTGGCAATCAAGGCTATGATGGTCTTTTCATGACCTCTCCAGTTGGGAGCAATTCTGCTAGGATGGGATTGCCTTTACCACTTGTATCAGATGCGCCACTTCAAATGATATCTGCTTCTGGATATAAACAAGCGCCACTTCAAAAGATATCTGCTTTTggatataataataatacaattagAAGTGTTGAACCCCAGATCATAGTCAATAATGTAATGGAAGACGAAGAAATTTTGAATGCTACTCAGGaaagtaaaattgatattatcaCAGACAGTTGTCCAGATGAAGAAATTGCAAATGCAAGACTCAAGTTGATCCTAAG GTTATGGAAACGCCGAGctttaaagagaaaacaatTACGTGAACAAAGATTATTAGCGGCTAAAGCTGCATTTGATATATTGTCAGTGGGACCACCAATCCAATTGAATAGCCAT AAAATTCGAAGTAATGGTATATTCGACATTGATCACATCGTGAGTGAAAGATGGAAAAGGCAGAAAATGTCATGCTCCGTAGTTAATGTTTCAGAAGTGGTAGCTAGCATTCTAAGCAGAAGGAATGTGGATGGGAAGTGCGTTTGCTGGAAACTTGTTGTCTGCTCCCAAGGAACCCGTGATTCTCATTTTGTAGCAGGTTCCTGGTTGCTTTCGAAGCTTATGCCCTCTGAAGCTAATGATCTAgttttctcatcttcttttctttccatttggAAGAGTTGGCTCTCAGGCATAACTGGTTTGGATTTAAGTTGTTTCTTGTCCATAGTTCGACATGCAAATTTTGATAATCTTCCAGAGACAGTGCATGGGGCTGGTGCAATCTTATTTGTTGCAACTGAAAGCATCCCTCTAGATCTTCAAAGAGTCCAACTGCATGAGCTGGTGGCGTCAATATCCTCTGGATCTTGTTTGCCCCTTCTgattttgagtgattttgATGACGAGATCTCTGCCTCACTGGCAAACAAACTCGACTTATACAATATTGATAAATCAAGGATACACAGTTTTCAGATCGTTTCACTCTTAGATAACCCTCATCTGAGGCATTTGGGATTCTTCAGCGATGAGAAACTCAAGGAAGGATTGAAGTGGCTAGCAAATGAATCACCAACACAACCTGTTCTTCACCGAGTCAGAGTGCTTGACTTGATTATTTCCCACTTAGATTCGTCTATGAAGGTGCTTGATTCTATGAATGAAAAAGACGTTTCTCCAAACCACTGCATTTCAGCATTTAATCTAGCCTTGGATCAGTCAGTTGCAGATATTACAGCTGCAGTCAAGGCAAATCCTTCAAACTGGCCTTGCCCTGAGATCGCTTTGTTGGAGTCTTGTAGTGAACCAGCATTTGTAACCGATGCTTTGCCACCTGTAGGATGGAGTTTTGTAGAAAATGTTGAACCTCTTAAGCAGGCTTTGATGGACCTTAAGCTTCCAACTTTTCTTGATATTTCCTGGTTGACCAAAGTCTCAAATACGATCAAAGAGATACCTACCGTAAGAGACAACCTAGAAAGTTGCTTGAGATGCTATCTGACTAAAACCAGTGAGATCATGGTGCAACAACTTGCATTGGAAGAGGCTCATATAATGCTCCAAAAATGTGCTAAGCTTGAGCACCATAATTTCAACTATTCCATTGTTCCACGTTGGGTAACAATTTTTAGACGGATTTTCAATTGGAGGTTGAGGTGTTTTCCCAGCAGGTCCTCTTATGCTCATATTGTGAATTGCTGCCATGGTGCATCCGTATCGAGTAGCACCAGGCTCGAAAGTAGGGAACCGCCATTGTATCGTCCTAATCAACCACTTTTAGATGAAGTAATTGAAGTAGCTTTCAGTTCCCTCTTGATTAATCAAGAGAGAGATTTTCCAGAAGCTCATCAACCGCCTGTAACCACAACCTCAAATGGTAGGCCTCATGAAGTTGTGGTTGCAACAATCAATTTTCCAAATGATAATGGCTATAGAACTCAACAGATGGGTTTTGGTAGTCCCAATAGTGTAGCTAATTCGGATCGGGAACTAAATTGTGCCGGTAAAGAAGTAGTTGTAAGTGATAGAGGATATTCAGAAGCAGAAAGACTGAAGGAGTTGTTGGATCAGTGTAACAAACGGCAGAATGCCATAGAAAAAATGTTGTCTGTTTACTTCTAA
- the LOC101205161 gene encoding SAC3 family protein B isoform X3, translating to MGQLGSVISNGFSNHWTVSPSPTVEDQPKVQGILPNVQAYQVRSTSKQSYDLESNILTEFGNVQAPKRTKSPERLRSAQTNLPRPSTSPPRSFSRANAHEVMSSMRTTDAESVASVLVPKRTRSPTLPSSDQVSGPNFYPTHDDTERERLAKAKRLARFKVELDDVTQNKMGGVDVMDNTNRNECSTTERDKFMSSQSLDSSRNLAHGNSIPDNDVESSSIIIGLCPDMCPESERGERERKGDLDHYERLDGDRNQTSKLLAVKKYTRTAEREAILIRPMPVLLKTIDYLLDLLSQPYDEKFLGIYNFLWDRMRAIRMDLRMQHLFNENAITMLEQMIRLHIIAMHELCEFSKGEGFAEGFDAHLNIEQMNKTSVELFQMYDDHRKRGIIVPSEKEFRGYYALLKLDKHPGYKVEPAELSLDLAKMTPEMRQTAEVKFARDVARACRTSNFIAFFRLVRKASYLQACLMHAHFAKLRTQALASLHSGVQNNQGLPIAHVCKWIGMEEEDIEGLLEYHGFSIKVFEEPYMVREGPFLNGDKDFPTKCSKLVHMKRSRMIVNDVLPKSKTECLINGATKMIPLTRKSKNEHLIPDATKQIPLTRTKKEPKTFAFEKISSPRPISTKKESSIHEIDEEMTEFDDQLIPVDHKQVQPKIETLEVRQLHENKYNHEENGGLLQSSPRSCEPLRTEVQFVGNQGYDGLFMTSPVGSNSARMGLPLPLVSDAPLQMISASGYKQAPLQKISAFGYNNNTIRSVEPQIIVNNVMEDEEILNATQESKIDIITDSCPDEEIANARLKLILRLWKRRALKRKQLREQRLLAAKAAFDILSVGPPIQLNSHKIRSNGIFDIDHIVSERWKRQKMSCSVVNVSEVVASILSRRNVDGKCVCWKLVVCSQGTRDSHFVAGSWLLSKLMPSEANDLVFSSSFLSIWKSWLSGITGLDLSCFLSIVRHANFDNLPETVHGAGAILFVATESIPLDLQRVQLHELVASISSGSCLPLLILSDFDDEISASLANKLDLYNIDKSRIHSFQIVSLLDNPHLRHLGFFSDEKLKEGLKWLANESPTQPVLHRVRVLDLIISHLDSSMKVLDSMNEKDVSPNHCISAFNLALDQSVADITAAVKANPSNWPCPEIALLESCSEPAFVTDALPPVGWSFVENVEPLKQALMDLKLPTFLDISWLTKVSNTIKEIPTVRDNLESCLRCYLTKTSEIMVQQLALEEAHIMLQKCAKLEHHNFNYSIVPRWVTIFRRIFNWRLRCFPSRSSYAHIVNCCHGASVSSSTRLESREPPLYRPNQPLLDEVIEVAFSSLLINQERDFPEAHQPPVTTTSNGRPHEVVVATINFPNDNGYRTQQMGFGSPNSVANSDRELNCAGKEVVVSDRGYSEAERLKELLDQCNKRQNAIEKMLSVYF from the exons ATGGGGCAGTTGGGTTCAGTCATATCCAATGGCTTTTCAAACCACTG GACTGTTTCACCTTCCCCTACAGTTGAGGATCAGCCAAAGGTGCAAGGAATTCTTCCCAACGTACAAGCTTATCAAGTTCGATCCACTTCAAAGCAATCTTATGATCTcgaatcaaatattttaaccgAATTTGGTAATGTTCAAGCACCGAAGAGAACCAAATCTCCTGAGCGTCTTCGGTCTGCACAGACTAACTTGCCAAG ACCTTCTACCTCTCCTCCTAGATCATTTTCTAGGGCAAATGCTCATGAAGTTATGAGTTCCATGAGGACTACTGATGCTGAATCTGTAGCTAGTGTCCTTGTTCCCAAAAGAACAAGGTCGCCAACTTTGCCATCATCAGATCAAGTCTCTGGTCCCAATTTTTATCCTACTCATGATGACACTGAACG AGAAAGATTAGCTAAGGCAAAGAGACTTGCTCGCTTTAAGGTTGAATTAGATGATGttacacaaaacaaaatgggGGGCGTGGATGTAATGGATAATACAAATAGAAATGAATGTTCTACAACAGAAAGGGATAAATTCATGTCAAGTCAATCTTTGGACTCATCAAGAAATTTGGCTCATGGGAATTCTATTCCTGATAATGACGTGGAATCTTCAAGCATAATAATCGGACTCTGCCCAGATATGTGTCCAG AGTCAGAGAGGGGTGAACGAGAAAGGAAAGGTGATCTTGACCATTATGAGCGATTGGATGGTGATAGAAACCAAACTAGCAAATTGCTTGCAGTTAAGAAG TATACCAGAACAGCTGAGCGGGAAGCTATTCTTATAAGGCCTATGCCAGTTTTGCTGAAAACGATTGATTATTTGCTGGATTTATTAAGTCAACCCTACGATGAAAAGTTTTTAGGAATCTATAACTTTTTATGGGATAGGATGCGAGCTATTCGCATGGATCTGAGAATGCAACatctttttaatgaaaatgcCATAACGATGCTGGAACAGATG ATTCGTCTTCATATAATTGCAATGCATGAGTTATGCGAATTCTCGAAAGGTGAAGGCTTTGCTGAAGGATTTGATGCTCACCTTAACATTGAACAAATGAACAAAACATCAGTGGAATTGTTTCAAATGTATGATGATCACAGAAAGAGAGGCATTATTGTGCCTTCTGAAAAAGAATTTCGAGGTTATTATGCACTTCTCAAGCTGGACAAGCATCCTGGATATAAA GTTGAACCTGCAGAGCTCTCACTAGATCTTGCCAAGATGACTCCTGAGATGCGACAGACTGCAGAAGTCAAATTTGCTCGTGATGTTGCTAG AGCTTGTAGGACAAGTAACTTTATCGCATTCTTTCGGCTTGTGAGGAAAGCAAGTTATTTACAAGCATGCTTAATGCATGCTCACTTTGCAAag CTACGAACACAGGCTCTTGCATCATTGCACTCTGGTGTTCAGAATAACCAAGGACTGCCAATTGCCCATGTCTGCAAGTGGATTGGGATGGAG GAAGAAGATATCGAAGGCCTTTTAGAGTATCATGGTTTTTCAATTAAGGTATTTGAAGAGCCTTATATGGTTCGTGAAGGTCCATTTTTAAATGGCGACAAAGACTTTCCTACCAAGTGTTCAAAACTTGTTCACATGAAGAGGTCAAGAATGATAGTAAATGACGTCTTACCGAAGAGTAAAACTGAATGCTTGATCAATGGTGCTACTAAAATGATCCCATTGACAAGGAAGAGTAAAAATGAACACTTGATCCCTGATGCTACCAAACAGATCCCGTTGACAAGGACTAAGAAGGAACCAAAAACATTTGCTTTTGAAAAGATTAGTTCTCCTCGTCCCATATCgaccaaaaaagaaagttcCATTCATGAGATAGATGAAGAAATGACCGAGTTTGATGATCAGTTGATTCCAGTAGATCACAAGCAAGTGCAACCAAAGATTGAAACGTTGGAAGTTCGTCAATTACATGAAAATAAGTATAACCATGAGGAGAATGGTGGTCTCCTACAATCTAGCCCCAGATCATGCGAACCATTGAGGACTGAAGTTCAATTTGTTGGCAATCAAGGCTATGATGGTCTTTTCATGACCTCTCCAGTTGGGAGCAATTCTGCTAGGATGGGATTGCCTTTACCACTTGTATCAGATGCGCCACTTCAAATGATATCTGCTTCTGGATATAAACAAGCGCCACTTCAAAAGATATCTGCTTTTggatataataataatacaattagAAGTGTTGAACCCCAGATCATAGTCAATAATGTAATGGAAGACGAAGAAATTTTGAATGCTACTCAGGaaagtaaaattgatattatcaCAGACAGTTGTCCAGATGAAGAAATTGCAAATGCAAGACTCAAGTTGATCCTAAG GTTATGGAAACGCCGAGctttaaagagaaaacaatTACGTGAACAAAGATTATTAGCGGCTAAAGCTGCATTTGATATATTGTCAGTGGGACCACCAATCCAATTGAATAGCCAT AAAATTCGAAGTAATGGTATATTCGACATTGATCACATCGTGAGTGAAAGATGGAAAAGGCAGAAAATGTCATGCTCCGTAGTTAATGTTTCAGAAGTGGTAGCTAGCATTCTAAGCAGAAGGAATGTGGATGGGAAGTGCGTTTGCTGGAAACTTGTTGTCTGCTCCCAAGGAACCCGTGATTCTCATTTTGTAGCAGGTTCCTGGTTGCTTTCGAAGCTTATGCCCTCTGAAGCTAATGATCTAgttttctcatcttcttttctttccatttggAAGAGTTGGCTCTCAGGCATAACTGGTTTGGATTTAAGTTGTTTCTTGTCCATAGTTCGACATGCAAATTTTGATAATCTTCCAGAGACAGTGCATGGGGCTGGTGCAATCTTATTTGTTGCAACTGAAAGCATCCCTCTAGATCTTCAAAGAGTCCAACTGCATGAGCTGGTGGCGTCAATATCCTCTGGATCTTGTTTGCCCCTTCTgattttgagtgattttgATGACGAGATCTCTGCCTCACTGGCAAACAAACTCGACTTATACAATATTGATAAATCAAGGATACACAGTTTTCAGATCGTTTCACTCTTAGATAACCCTCATCTGAGGCATTTGGGATTCTTCAGCGATGAGAAACTCAAGGAAGGATTGAAGTGGCTAGCAAATGAATCACCAACACAACCTGTTCTTCACCGAGTCAGAGTGCTTGACTTGATTATTTCCCACTTAGATTCGTCTATGAAGGTGCTTGATTCTATGAATGAAAAAGACGTTTCTCCAAACCACTGCATTTCAGCATTTAATCTAGCCTTGGATCAGTCAGTTGCAGATATTACAGCTGCAGTCAAGGCAAATCCTTCAAACTGGCCTTGCCCTGAGATCGCTTTGTTGGAGTCTTGTAGTGAACCAGCATTTGTAACCGATGCTTTGCCACCTGTAGGATGGAGTTTTGTAGAAAATGTTGAACCTCTTAAGCAGGCTTTGATGGACCTTAAGCTTCCAACTTTTCTTGATATTTCCTGGTTGACCAAAGTCTCAAATACGATCAAAGAGATACCTACCGTAAGAGACAACCTAGAAAGTTGCTTGAGATGCTATCTGACTAAAACCAGTGAGATCATGGTGCAACAACTTGCATTGGAAGAGGCTCATATAATGCTCCAAAAATGTGCTAAGCTTGAGCACCATAATTTCAACTATTCCATTGTTCCACGTTGGGTAACAATTTTTAGACGGATTTTCAATTGGAGGTTGAGGTGTTTTCCCAGCAGGTCCTCTTATGCTCATATTGTGAATTGCTGCCATGGTGCATCCGTATCGAGTAGCACCAGGCTCGAAAGTAGGGAACCGCCATTGTATCGTCCTAATCAACCACTTTTAGATGAAGTAATTGAAGTAGCTTTCAGTTCCCTCTTGATTAATCAAGAGAGAGATTTTCCAGAAGCTCATCAACCGCCTGTAACCACAACCTCAAATGGTAGGCCTCATGAAGTTGTGGTTGCAACAATCAATTTTCCAAATGATAATGGCTATAGAACTCAACAGATGGGTTTTGGTAGTCCCAATAGTGTAGCTAATTCGGATCGGGAACTAAATTGTGCCGGTAAAGAAGTAGTTGTAAGTGATAGAGGATATTCAGAAGCAGAAAGACTGAAGGAGTTGTTGGATCAGTGTAACAAACGGCAGAATGCCATAGAAAAAATGTTGTCTGTTTACTTCTAA